The following are encoded together in the Paraburkholderia sp. BL10I2N1 genome:
- the tssJ gene encoding type VI secretion system lipoprotein TssJ yields the protein MSVGILRGALGVGLALAVSACGTWQSVKDGTVNATRAVFETKVKEMNLVVVARGALNQDAGGASLPVLLRIYQLRDDKPFATASYAQLLGGNDALKAATLWSRDITLGPGQTLLVSEPMDEAASYVAVAAFFRDTAGAEWSVLIPKAQWKKTDPVRLVAAERSLELDTARQK from the coding sequence ATGAGTGTCGGGATTTTGCGGGGCGCCCTCGGCGTGGGCCTCGCGCTTGCCGTCTCGGCATGCGGGACGTGGCAGTCGGTGAAGGACGGGACCGTGAACGCCACGCGCGCGGTATTCGAGACGAAGGTCAAGGAGATGAACCTCGTCGTGGTAGCGCGCGGTGCGCTCAATCAGGACGCGGGCGGCGCGTCCCTACCGGTCCTACTGCGTATCTATCAGCTCAGGGACGACAAGCCCTTTGCAACAGCAAGCTACGCACAACTGCTCGGCGGGAACGACGCGCTAAAGGCTGCCACGCTCTGGAGTCGGGATATAACGCTCGGACCAGGCCAGACGCTGTTGGTATCCGAACCGATGGACGAGGCGGCGAGCTACGTAGCCGTGGCGGCATTCTTTCGCGATACGGCTGGCGCAGAGTGGTCGGTCCTGATCCCGAAAGCGCAATGGAAAAAGACCGACCCGGTACGGCTGGTCGCGGCAGAGCGCAGTCTCGAGCTCG
- the tssF gene encoding type VI secretion system baseplate subunit TssF, translating to MTAPWKKNPTEHENPFLRYYDEEMRYLREAGREFAQAHPEAARRMGMLYGEPEGAVRAANEAFAFLSARLRMKLDDGMPEVTDALLDNLYEYAARAIPSLSIIECTPLNRTGATAVPIPAGAVVRSAPVGPDKVQCVYRTTQPVELLPLSVEDAVAAVRADGRTVIRLTFGLWLGEQRERMDLSRIRLYLHGDRPAAAALYAALTRQVASIGLRLPSVRDGALQPLDGMHFETAGFGPSTRLWPVTDAKRDGQLDREQTMLEYFVFPQKFHFVDLCGFDAAALPAGETQMTFEIELDARMPGDYPVSRENFRLFCTPVINLFEVDALPLEPVGWHDREHCIRVQPGIASHVEPYDVLAVTAADPEDSARHDYRAFTSFRHRGGALRYEKPERYFHTSTRFGPLGRELWVTLAGQLWAGTYRHAENDEDRPDPDRYLTVRALANNGRLPRMALAEATITETVSGFTGIASVRNLTAPSMPLYPPRYYPGYDWRVLGHFTAGGANELNRIHMEGAPALRETLELYDWTPDDGVSRRIDAIRDVRFSEKQKVERAYVQRIACAHVELDATAFDGPGDAALFGDVLNHFLGRYASFHVSMQLVLSIDGKETVYPRIDFGGAPF from the coding sequence GACCGCGCCCTGGAAGAAAAACCCGACTGAGCACGAGAATCCGTTCCTCAGGTACTACGACGAAGAGATGCGCTATCTGCGCGAGGCAGGCCGCGAGTTCGCGCAGGCGCATCCTGAAGCCGCGCGTCGCATGGGGATGCTTTACGGCGAACCCGAGGGGGCTGTCCGTGCGGCCAACGAAGCCTTTGCATTTCTCTCGGCGCGGCTACGCATGAAGCTCGACGACGGCATGCCCGAAGTGACTGACGCGCTGCTCGATAACCTCTATGAGTACGCTGCGCGCGCCATTCCGTCGCTTTCGATCATCGAATGCACGCCGCTGAACCGAACGGGCGCAACTGCGGTGCCGATCCCCGCCGGGGCCGTCGTACGCTCAGCGCCCGTCGGTCCCGATAAGGTTCAGTGCGTGTACCGGACGACGCAGCCCGTCGAGCTGTTGCCGCTCTCGGTAGAGGACGCGGTCGCCGCCGTACGCGCCGACGGGCGTACGGTCATCCGCCTGACGTTTGGTCTCTGGCTCGGGGAGCAGCGCGAGCGCATGGACCTGTCACGTATCCGCCTGTACCTGCATGGCGACCGGCCCGCTGCCGCCGCGCTCTACGCGGCGCTAACGCGGCAGGTCGCGTCAATCGGGCTGCGCTTGCCGTCGGTACGCGACGGCGCCTTGCAGCCGCTGGACGGGATGCATTTCGAAACCGCAGGCTTCGGCCCGTCGACGCGGCTCTGGCCAGTCACAGACGCGAAGCGCGACGGGCAACTGGACCGCGAGCAAACGATGCTGGAGTATTTTGTGTTCCCGCAGAAGTTTCACTTCGTCGACCTGTGCGGGTTCGATGCTGCGGCGCTGCCGGCGGGTGAAACGCAGATGACCTTCGAGATTGAACTCGACGCCCGGATGCCAGGCGACTATCCCGTCAGCCGCGAGAATTTCCGCCTGTTCTGCACGCCTGTCATCAACCTGTTCGAGGTCGATGCGTTGCCGCTGGAACCTGTCGGCTGGCACGACAGGGAGCACTGCATCCGCGTACAGCCTGGCATCGCTTCTCATGTCGAGCCGTACGATGTACTCGCGGTGACCGCCGCCGACCCGGAGGACAGCGCACGGCACGACTACCGAGCCTTTACGAGTTTCCGGCATCGTGGCGGGGCGTTGCGTTACGAAAAGCCTGAGCGCTACTTCCATACGTCGACGCGGTTCGGTCCGCTCGGGCGGGAACTATGGGTCACGCTGGCGGGTCAGCTATGGGCCGGAACGTACCGGCACGCAGAGAACGACGAGGACCGTCCCGATCCGGACCGCTACCTGACGGTACGGGCGCTCGCCAACAACGGGCGGCTGCCGCGCATGGCGCTGGCCGAGGCGACGATTACCGAAACCGTCTCGGGTTTCACCGGGATTGCATCGGTGCGCAACCTCACGGCACCGTCCATGCCGCTCTATCCGCCGCGCTATTACCCGGGCTACGACTGGCGCGTATTGGGCCACTTTACGGCGGGTGGCGCGAACGAACTGAACCGGATTCATATGGAGGGCGCACCGGCGCTGCGTGAGACGCTGGAACTCTACGACTGGACGCCAGACGACGGGGTTTCGCGTCGTATCGACGCGATCAGGGACGTACGTTTCTCTGAGAAGCAGAAGGTGGAGCGGGCATACGTACAGCGTATTGCGTGCGCACATGTCGAACTCGATGCGACCGCGTTCGACGGGCCGGGCGATGCTGCGCTATTTGGTGACGTGCTCAATCACTTTCTGGGGCGTTACGCGAGCTTTCACGTGTCCATGCAACTGGTACTGAGCATCGATGGCAAGGAGACCGTCTATCCGCGCATCGACTTCGGGGGAGCACCTTTCTGA